A DNA window from Desulfofalx alkaliphila DSM 12257 contains the following coding sequences:
- a CDS encoding SGNH/GDSL hydrolase family protein produces MIKVVCLGDSITQGYPYGQEASWVHILNTAFDFERDVNFINAGINGHTTGDMLARFDSHVLDRQPQAVTILGGTNDAWQGIPLVRTQENLTQMVARARKNRLLPVLGLITPIVVEQVEEYFPGDDANRFAGHLTDIRNWIKKFALDQKIPLLDFFTPLCIENTDQGNPKYFADGGHPNKEGYGLLAKSIYEDLKAVVERIKVQY; encoded by the coding sequence GTGATTAAAGTAGTTTGCCTGGGCGACAGCATTACCCAGGGCTATCCCTACGGGCAAGAGGCATCATGGGTGCATATTTTAAATACCGCCTTTGATTTTGAAAGGGATGTAAACTTTATAAATGCCGGTATTAATGGGCACACCACCGGGGATATGTTGGCCCGCTTTGACAGCCATGTACTTGACCGCCAACCACAAGCGGTAACCATACTCGGGGGCACCAACGATGCCTGGCAGGGAATACCCCTGGTACGGACACAGGAAAACCTCACACAGATGGTGGCAAGGGCCAGAAAAAACCGTCTGCTGCCGGTGCTGGGCCTTATTACCCCCATAGTGGTTGAACAGGTTGAAGAGTACTTTCCCGGTGATGACGCCAACCGCTTTGCAGGGCATTTAACTGATATTCGCAACTGGATAAAAAAGTTTGCCCTAGACCAAAAAATACCCCTCTTGGATTTCTTTACACCCCTGTGTATTGAGAATACCGATCAGGGCAACCCCAAATATTTTGCTGACGGCGGCCATCCAAACAAAGAGGGCTATGGCCTCTTGGCCAAGAGCATTTATGAAGATTTAAAAGCAGTGGTAGAGAGAATAAAAGTACAGTATTAA
- a CDS encoding DUF1444 family protein, whose translation MRCNMDISRDEFKQQVEEAVKRNLPDVTLADIGNFTLRMQHGEYWLELYLGNFYSHYLKCPIKARQEYLTGVLQPFIDDLNRGRGVSAADIAANLESIYPLVVGKQDLDNSLVSQPLTKEVHMVYVFDQGLRFFFIDRPTLAALKMDLNRLDELSRANFHRDLDKPLLLLDKKRGIVGYNYLDSYDSTRVLLLLKKFSGIEDLLGEEVLVMIPNRDLVMIFGRRNEPLYKRIQMLGRSEYINNPYPVTDCIYRLKDGMLVKYE comes from the coding sequence ATGAGGTGTAATATGGATATAAGTCGTGATGAATTTAAACAACAGGTAGAAGAAGCGGTGAAAAGAAATTTGCCGGACGTTACTTTGGCGGATATAGGGAATTTTACCTTGCGGATGCAGCATGGCGAATACTGGTTGGAGCTGTACTTGGGCAACTTCTATAGCCATTACTTGAAATGTCCCATTAAAGCAAGGCAGGAATACTTAACGGGTGTACTGCAGCCCTTTATTGATGACCTGAACAGGGGACGAGGGGTCAGCGCTGCCGACATAGCAGCCAATTTAGAGAGTATTTACCCCTTGGTGGTGGGTAAACAGGATCTGGACAATAGTTTGGTATCCCAGCCATTGACAAAGGAAGTTCATATGGTTTATGTATTTGATCAGGGCCTGCGCTTCTTTTTTATAGATCGGCCTACCTTAGCCGCTTTAAAAATGGACCTAAACCGGCTGGATGAATTGTCAAGGGCAAACTTCCACAGGGATTTAGATAAACCACTTCTGCTGCTGGATAAAAAGCGCGGTATAGTGGGTTATAATTACTTGGACTCTTATGATTCTACCAGGGTGCTATTGCTGTTGAAAAAGTTTAGCGGTATTGAAGACTTGTTGGGGGAAGAGGTGTTAGTTATGATTCCTAACCGTGACCTGGTAATGATTTTTGGGCGCCGTAATGAACCCCTTTATAAAAGAATTCAAATGCTGGGCCGCTCTGAATATATTAACAACCCCTATCCTGTCACTGATTGCATATATAGGTTGAAGGATGGAATGTTAGTTAAATATGAATAA
- a CDS encoding DVU0298 family protein, translating into MIDKQEIVRLVLDKRYDILTHFAGKNSKKVIRYLVRLTYHRDELLRWQAIEALGYVAGAVADRDPDFIRDLIRRFLWSMNDESGGNSWGAPEAIAEIICRRPDLFADLGPMMLSACLEEEFFQLGLLWAAGRVAGKVEYAKQMVPHIKDALASPHPKVRGHAIWALGEIKEGIEAEQLTPMLKDNELFKIYMDGQLQEKTVAEIAKETMEKLS; encoded by the coding sequence ATGATTGATAAACAAGAGATTGTTCGCCTGGTGCTTGATAAAAGATATGATATTTTAACACATTTTGCCGGTAAAAACAGCAAAAAGGTCATTAGATATTTAGTCCGTCTAACCTACCACAGGGACGAATTGCTGCGTTGGCAGGCCATAGAGGCCTTGGGCTATGTGGCCGGTGCAGTTGCCGATAGGGATCCGGATTTCATTCGAGACCTTATTCGGCGGTTTTTATGGTCTATGAATGATGAGTCCGGTGGCAACAGTTGGGGTGCCCCGGAGGCAATTGCAGAAATTATTTGCCGACGGCCGGACCTATTTGCTGATTTAGGACCAATGATGTTATCGGCCTGCCTGGAAGAAGAATTTTTCCAACTGGGTTTGCTGTGGGCCGCAGGTAGGGTTGCCGGTAAGGTGGAGTATGCAAAACAGATGGTACCACATATTAAAGATGCCCTGGCCAGCCCCCACCCTAAGGTAAGGGGCCATGCAATCTGGGCCTTAGGGGAGATTAAAGAGGGTATTGAAGCGGAACAATTAACCCCCATGCTCAAAGACAATGAACTGTTTAAGATCTACATGGACGGTCAATTGCAGGAAAAAACCGTTGCGGAAATTGCCAAGGAGACAATGGAAAAGCTTAGTTGA
- a CDS encoding cell wall hydrolase gives MTNRVKVIAAAAFAIMLLAVLTVGFDRIGANTAHNDSPNNEEQMQVDTDELTNQEEKKEEENQADTPVDEEETQVAQASPANNNQNQAVQQPNRRPNNDAIRGTSRTDEVYWLARIIHAEAEGESYTGKVAVGNVVVNRVNNPRFPNTIYGVIFDVQEGYTQFSPVLDGRIYNTPNSESIRAAEAALNGERPVGSALYFLNPKKAENFWIPKNRKYMMTVGGHDFYY, from the coding sequence ATGACGAACAGAGTTAAGGTTATCGCTGCTGCAGCTTTTGCTATCATGCTCCTTGCTGTATTAACGGTGGGGTTTGATAGAATCGGCGCTAACACTGCTCACAATGACAGCCCAAATAACGAGGAACAGATGCAAGTTGATACTGATGAGTTAACTAACCAAGAGGAAAAGAAAGAAGAAGAAAATCAAGCTGACACCCCGGTTGATGAAGAAGAAACCCAGGTGGCTCAAGCATCCCCTGCCAACAATAACCAAAACCAGGCAGTACAACAGCCCAACAGAAGGCCAAATAATGATGCCATCCGTGGGACAAGCCGTACAGATGAAGTATATTGGCTGGCTAGGATTATCCACGCCGAAGCTGAAGGGGAATCATATACAGGCAAGGTGGCGGTGGGTAACGTGGTGGTAAATAGGGTAAACAATCCCAGGTTTCCCAACACCATTTACGGGGTAATATTTGATGTGCAAGAAGGCTACACCCAGTTTTCGCCGGTGCTGGACGGTCGCATTTACAATACACCTAACAGTGAAAGCATCAGGGCGGCAGAGGCAGCATTGAACGGGGAACGTCCGGTGGGCTCGGCACTATATTTCTTAAATCCCAAAAAGGCAGAAAACTTCTGGATACCTAAAAACAGAAAATATATGATGACCGTCGGCGGTCACGATTTTTATTATTAA
- the brnQ gene encoding branched-chain amino acid transport system II carrier protein: protein MQLTKKEVLVTGLALLAMFLGAGNLIFPPMLGLQAGEMMWWAVLGFVATGVGLPLLGVTAVAKAGGDLQYLANRVHPLFSKVITTVVVLSIGPLLAIPRTAATTFEVGIAPFLQLNTPGEAKLALAISTFIFFGITLLYVLRPTKIVDNVGKFLMPALLLFLGVIIYKGMVSPMGTVGVSQYTSPFAQGFLEGYNTMDALASVIFGLVIVNAIKAKGITNNNEIARVTIWAGVIAAAGLAAVYVGLAYVGATSGSNFTGDNPGQLLAYLTKSLLGSTGQMVVAITIALACLTTAIGLVSSCGRFFNRLTNEKISYNTVCIIAVLVSLLLSNMGLAKILEVSVPLLVTVHPIVIVLVLLSLAHNLFGGKKPVYVAAVGGTTVLVLTNLLLDVANNLGIKLTMLSSALSYLPMREQGLEWVIPAIVMAVVGLMIKEKHKAA from the coding sequence ATGCAATTAACAAAAAAAGAAGTTTTGGTTACCGGTCTGGCTTTACTGGCGATGTTTTTAGGAGCCGGAAACTTGATTTTTCCACCCATGCTGGGTTTACAGGCCGGTGAAATGATGTGGTGGGCAGTGCTGGGCTTTGTGGCCACCGGCGTAGGTTTGCCTTTGCTGGGGGTAACCGCAGTGGCTAAGGCAGGGGGCGACCTGCAATACCTTGCTAACCGGGTGCATCCGCTTTTTAGTAAGGTAATAACCACAGTGGTGGTCTTGTCTATCGGACCCCTTCTGGCTATTCCCCGTACAGCAGCCACCACCTTTGAGGTTGGGATAGCTCCTTTTTTACAGCTCAACACACCGGGTGAAGCAAAATTAGCTTTAGCAATTTCAACCTTTATTTTCTTTGGTATCACCTTATTATATGTTCTTCGTCCCACTAAAATTGTTGACAACGTCGGAAAGTTTCTCATGCCTGCCCTATTGCTTTTTTTGGGAGTAATTATTTATAAGGGTATGGTATCCCCCATGGGCACTGTGGGCGTCAGCCAATATACATCCCCCTTTGCCCAAGGCTTCTTGGAAGGATACAACACCATGGACGCCCTGGCTTCGGTGATTTTTGGCCTGGTAATTGTAAATGCCATTAAAGCCAAGGGCATAACCAATAACAATGAAATAGCCCGGGTTACCATTTGGGCAGGTGTCATTGCTGCCGCCGGCTTGGCCGCTGTTTATGTGGGCCTGGCTTATGTGGGGGCCACCTCAGGCTCCAACTTTACCGGCGACAACCCGGGGCAGCTGCTTGCTTATCTCACTAAAAGTTTATTGGGCTCCACCGGCCAAATGGTTGTGGCCATAACAATAGCACTGGCCTGCTTAACCACTGCCATCGGCCTGGTATCCAGCTGCGGACGCTTTTTTAACAGGTTGACAAATGAAAAGATCAGTTACAATACCGTTTGTATAATCGCCGTGCTGGTAAGTTTACTGCTTTCCAACATGGGACTTGCTAAAATACTTGAAGTATCTGTTCCCCTGCTTGTTACCGTCCACCCAATTGTTATTGTACTGGTATTGCTTTCGCTGGCACACAACTTATTTGGCGGTAAAAAGCCGGTGTATGTGGCAGCCGTGGGCGGCACCACAGTGTTGGTATTAACCAATTTACTGCTGGATGTGGCAAACAACCTAGGCATTAAACTGACAATGCTTAGCAGTGCCCTTTCTTACCTGCCCATGCGGGAACAGGGACTGGAATGGGTGATTCCGGCCATAGTAATGGCTGTGGTTGGTTTAATGATTAAAGAAAAACATAAGGCGGCCTAA
- a CDS encoding lactate utilization protein: MNIAQWHRDKLGKVVVEKLKKNLFDAVYFSNKEQAVEFVLDKIKPGDKVGIGGSVTLVELKIPKLAEAKGAQLLNHNLPGLSAEQKLEIRRQQLLSDVFLSSSNALTLDGYLVNIDGAGNRVAAMTFGPKKVIVVVGVNKICKNVHAAFERIQLIASPQNNKRLGYPNPCVDTGSCIDCQTETRICRIYSVMKKKPLTTDLTVVVVGEELGY; this comes from the coding sequence TTGAATATTGCGCAATGGCACAGGGACAAGTTAGGAAAGGTTGTTGTGGAAAAACTAAAGAAGAACTTATTTGACGCTGTTTATTTTTCTAATAAAGAGCAAGCGGTGGAATTTGTGTTGGATAAAATTAAGCCGGGAGACAAGGTAGGAATTGGCGGTTCAGTGACCCTGGTAGAATTAAAGATACCTAAACTGGCTGAGGCTAAAGGTGCCCAGCTGTTAAATCACAACCTACCCGGTTTAAGTGCAGAGCAAAAATTGGAAATAAGACGGCAGCAGTTATTAAGCGATGTGTTCTTAAGCAGCAGTAATGCACTGACCCTGGATGGCTACCTGGTAAATATAGACGGTGCAGGCAATAGGGTAGCTGCCATGACCTTTGGTCCTAAAAAGGTAATTGTGGTGGTGGGCGTAAACAAAATTTGCAAAAATGTACATGCAGCCTTTGAAAGGATTCAACTTATAGCGTCGCCGCAAAACAATAAGCGGCTCGGCTACCCAAACCCCTGTGTTGATACCGGCAGCTGTATCGATTGTCAAACAGAAACCAGGATATGCAGAATATACTCTGTTATGAAAAAGAAACCCCTGACCACTGACCTGACAGTGGTGGTTGTGGGAGAGGAATTGGGATACTAA
- a CDS encoding SulP family inorganic anion transporter produces the protein MLNRIYREFLAGITVAVVALPLALAFGVAATGTPEGALFGLYGAIFAGFFAALFGGTKGQVTGPTGPITVVATGVIAKFGIELALVVFIMAGIIQIALGLLRLGSYVKYIPHPVVSGFMNGIALIIILGQLQHVQDNILLVALTMAIIYLSDKWIKFMPSSLVGLIGGTILAVAIFPSLEGFAVSVPLLHQFFVSGSINFIGSIPQALPSLHFPPLTDPGLILTLLPSAVSIALLGAIDSLLTSVVMDNITGTRHDSNKELVGQGIGNIASGLFGGLAGAGATVRSVVNIRNGGRTALSACIHSVVLLILVLSFGNATAYIPMAALAGILIVTGISMFDRNSFKTIPTTPKSDVFVMLLTMVITVAVDLMVAVGIGIAISALLFAKEYGDRGVKVTKLDNISSLNGEDIKTINENASIFAIEGPIYFGSTDRIIDSIINSTDKQIIVLRLDGVQYIDGSGMMALHNLLEQLSSRGKKVIFSNIDGTVEQRIKNIDAVEPKQELRILPHKEAYNYILEHSRALACETKN, from the coding sequence TTGCTTAACCGTATATATCGTGAGTTTTTAGCTGGTATTACTGTTGCCGTTGTAGCTTTGCCCCTGGCATTGGCCTTCGGTGTAGCTGCAACGGGTACACCGGAGGGTGCTTTATTTGGTCTTTATGGAGCTATTTTTGCTGGGTTCTTTGCTGCCTTATTTGGTGGAACTAAAGGACAAGTTACCGGGCCCACCGGCCCCATCACAGTAGTTGCCACCGGGGTAATTGCTAAATTCGGTATTGAATTGGCTTTGGTTGTATTTATAATGGCGGGGATTATTCAAATCGCTTTAGGCCTTTTGCGCCTAGGTTCCTATGTAAAGTATATCCCACATCCTGTGGTTTCAGGTTTTATGAACGGCATTGCTTTGATCATTATTCTAGGGCAATTGCAACATGTGCAAGACAATATTTTATTGGTTGCATTAACAATGGCCATTATTTATTTATCCGATAAATGGATCAAGTTTATGCCCAGTAGCCTGGTGGGACTAATTGGTGGTACCATTCTGGCTGTGGCCATTTTTCCTTCCTTAGAGGGATTTGCAGTTTCAGTACCGCTTTTGCATCAATTTTTTGTAAGTGGTAGTATTAATTTCATTGGGTCAATTCCCCAAGCACTTCCCAGTTTGCATTTCCCCCCCTTGACAGATCCGGGGTTAATTTTAACTCTTTTACCCAGTGCAGTGAGCATTGCCTTATTAGGAGCAATTGACTCCCTTCTAACTTCAGTTGTGATGGATAACATCACAGGCACTCGCCACGATAGTAATAAGGAGCTGGTTGGCCAGGGCATTGGTAATATTGCCAGTGGTTTGTTTGGTGGGCTTGCCGGAGCCGGGGCCACCGTACGTTCGGTGGTAAACATCAGAAACGGTGGTAGAACGGCACTGTCTGCCTGTATTCACAGTGTGGTGTTGCTCATTCTGGTGCTAAGTTTTGGCAATGCAACAGCCTATATTCCCATGGCTGCCTTGGCAGGAATTTTGATTGTAACAGGTATTAGCATGTTCGATCGCAACAGCTTTAAAACTATACCAACCACACCTAAGTCTGATGTTTTTGTGATGCTGCTTACTATGGTAATAACCGTAGCAGTGGACCTAATGGTTGCTGTGGGTATAGGTATTGCAATTTCTGCCCTCCTATTTGCCAAAGAATATGGAGACCGGGGAGTAAAAGTAACTAAGCTTGACAACATATCGTCATTGAACGGTGAAGATATTAAGACAATTAATGAAAACGCCAGTATTTTTGCCATTGAAGGCCCCATTTACTTTGGTTCCACTGACCGTATCATTGACAGTATTATTAACAGCACCGATAAGCAAATTATTGTTTTAAGGTTGGACGGTGTGCAATATATTGATGGCTCGGGCATGATGGCACTGCACAATTTGTTGGAACAGCTCAGTTCCCGGGGCAAAAAGGTGATTTTCTCTAATATTGATGGTACTGTGGAACAAAGAATTAAAAACATAGATGCGGTGGAGCCCAAACAAGAATTGCGGATTTTACCGCACAAGGAAGCATACAATTATATTTTAGAACACAGTAGGGCTTTAGCCTGCGAAACAAAGAATTAA
- a CDS encoding peptidylprolyl isomerase, which translates to MAKKKKQDPVIDIKDPKTRIYLIIGGVVLVLLSIMIGIAAVSSDTGDTDQAANQPQTTDSQALENTRQVTINTDMGDIIMEVYPDAMPITVGNFEKLIQEGFYDGLTFHRVEDWVVQGGDPNGDGSGGPGWSIELETHPELNNRRGMVAMARSQDPNSAGSQFYILKEDAPGLDGDYAVFGKVIDGMDIVDQIEIGAKMNSVTID; encoded by the coding sequence ATGGCTAAAAAGAAAAAGCAAGATCCTGTCATAGATATAAAGGATCCAAAAACAAGAATATACTTAATAATTGGCGGTGTAGTGCTGGTGCTCTTATCCATAATGATTGGTATTGCCGCTGTATCTTCCGACACAGGGGATACTGATCAAGCTGCTAACCAACCACAAACCACTGACTCCCAAGCCTTGGAAAACACAAGACAGGTTACCATTAACACGGATATGGGTGACATAATAATGGAGGTGTACCCCGATGCCATGCCTATAACGGTGGGTAACTTTGAAAAGCTTATTCAAGAGGGTTTTTATGACGGTTTAACTTTCCACCGTGTTGAAGATTGGGTGGTTCAAGGGGGAGATCCTAACGGTGATGGCAGCGGTGGACCCGGGTGGTCAATAGAACTTGAAACGCATCCTGAACTTAATAACCGGCGGGGAATGGTGGCTATGGCCCGAAGTCAGGATCCCAATTCGGCCGGATCACAGTTTTATATTTTAAAAGAAGATGCCCCTGGGCTTGATGGCGACTATGCGGTGTTTGGCAAGGTTATAGATGGTATGGATATAGTCGATCAAATAGAAATTGGGGCAAAAATGAATAGTGTAACCATAGATTAA
- a CDS encoding RNA polymerase sigma factor has translation MSSTDQQLVERSKTGDYQAFEELVQKYENKVYSVAYRFMGNHADACDLAQEAFIKIYNALPGFRGDSSLMTWIYHITANVCRDELRRRQNKQTYSLDDEFHENLPSILNIVSDEPGPEEEMERQELRLQVQQCLNMLSEDYRLILIMREMQELSYDEIATVLDCSLGTVKSRLSRARNAFKQKMAALVEHSTQKTRQ, from the coding sequence TTGTCTTCGACTGATCAGCAACTTGTCGAAAGAAGCAAAACCGGAGATTACCAAGCCTTTGAAGAGCTGGTTCAAAAGTATGAAAACAAGGTATATTCCGTGGCATATAGGTTTATGGGCAACCATGCCGATGCCTGTGATTTAGCCCAAGAGGCCTTTATCAAAATTTATAATGCTTTGCCGGGTTTCCGAGGGGATTCCAGCCTTATGACCTGGATTTATCACATAACTGCTAATGTTTGCCGTGATGAATTGCGCAGGAGGCAAAATAAGCAAACATATTCGCTAGATGATGAATTTCATGAAAATTTGCCCTCCATCTTAAACATTGTCAGTGACGAGCCTGGCCCTGAGGAAGAGATGGAAAGGCAGGAATTGCGCTTACAGGTGCAACAATGCCTAAATATGTTAAGTGAAGATTACCGTTTAATATTAATAATGCGGGAAATGCAAGAATTATCTTATGATGAAATTGCCACTGTGTTGGACTGCTCCCTGGGAACAGTTAAATCCAGGTTGAGCAGGGCAAGAAATGCTTTTAAACAAAAAATGGCTGCATTGGTGGAACATTCTACACAAAAGACTCGTCAATAG
- a CDS encoding DUF4349 domain-containing protein, with the protein MRCQDVCKNLSAYLDGEISKNDAKKIAEHLLVCHHCRAQWEELQTTSALLRDMPEVVPPPEFMTGLRERLASMPAPEADNDDREGFFEKLRSVARAPWYKVVAAAAVFSLAIGITTLWNGGNVNIIDHDGVQKTKHQVNNSRLQVPAYIPVKPGDTSVALGDSKVGDQMTSDEPGAGGNAQPQGSENGNVNTTEPSAPATSTGRPESVNGGPAPANVGVSSIDVNVTNLVSTSSVMKIAVNDVDKANQKLASIARKYGGHVTGTGINVPVGNYSPVLAELSSLGEIVANIPSDKDLTAEYQSAVSDLKRKQQVENELINAINNSSGDPVLEQQLSELQGEIKALDNRIQSLAKSANYIKINITFTASN; encoded by the coding sequence ATGAGGTGCCAGGATGTGTGCAAAAATTTGTCAGCATACCTTGACGGCGAAATTAGCAAAAATGATGCAAAAAAAATAGCTGAGCATTTACTGGTTTGTCATCACTGTCGGGCCCAATGGGAGGAATTGCAGACAACCAGCGCTTTACTGCGCGATATGCCGGAAGTGGTGCCGCCCCCGGAATTCATGACCGGTTTACGTGAAAGGTTGGCCTCAATGCCTGCCCCAGAAGCAGACAATGATGATAGAGAAGGATTCTTTGAAAAGTTGCGCAGTGTAGCCCGGGCGCCATGGTACAAGGTGGTTGCCGCTGCTGCAGTGTTTAGCTTGGCAATAGGTATCACCACACTGTGGAATGGTGGTAATGTTAATATTATTGACCATGATGGTGTACAGAAAACTAAACACCAAGTTAACAATTCTCGACTACAAGTTCCTGCTTATATTCCGGTAAAGCCTGGAGATACATCGGTGGCCCTTGGCGACTCAAAGGTTGGTGATCAAATGACCTCTGATGAGCCCGGTGCAGGCGGCAACGCCCAGCCCCAGGGATCGGAAAATGGTAATGTGAATACCACTGAGCCATCAGCCCCTGCAACATCAACGGGGCGGCCCGAGTCGGTCAATGGTGGCCCTGCACCGGCCAATGTTGGTGTTAGCAGCATCGATGTAAATGTGACCAATTTGGTATCCACCTCTTCTGTCATGAAGATTGCAGTTAATGATGTGGATAAAGCCAACCAAAAGCTGGCCTCTATCGCCAGAAAGTATGGTGGTCATGTTACCGGTACCGGCATCAACGTTCCAGTGGGTAACTACTCACCGGTGCTTGCTGAATTGTCTTCTTTGGGAGAAATAGTTGCTAATATACCCAGTGATAAGGACTTAACAGCTGAATACCAGAGTGCGGTTTCAGATTTAAAAAGAAAACAGCAAGTGGAAAATGAACTAATAAATGCCATTAATAACTCGTCCGGTGACCCGGTGCTGGAACAACAGCTAAGTGAGCTACAAGGTGAAATTAAAGCACTGGATAATAGAATTCAATCCCTGGCAAAGAGTGCCAACTATATTAAAATTAATATTACCTTTACCGCATCAAATTAA
- a CDS encoding NifU family protein translates to MREKVQEALEKVRPFLQRDGGDVELVDVTEDGIVKVRLQGACQGCPGAVQTLKLGIERVLKQAVPEVKEVVQV, encoded by the coding sequence ATGCGTGAAAAGGTGCAGGAAGCCCTGGAAAAAGTAAGACCCTTTCTTCAACGGGACGGGGGAGATGTTGAGTTGGTAGATGTTACTGAAGACGGTATTGTTAAGGTACGTCTTCAAGGTGCTTGCCAGGGATGCCCCGGTGCAGTGCAAACTTTGAAGTTAGGCATTGAGAGGGTACTAAAACAAGCAGTTCCTGAAGTAAAGGAAGTAGTACAGGTATAA
- a CDS encoding NifU family protein: MQEQVQEALEKVRPFLQRDGGDVELVSVEEGVVKVKLKGACHGUPGATQTLKMGIERSLKQAVPGVKEVVQVQ, encoded by the coding sequence ATGCAAGAACAGGTGCAAGAAGCCTTAGAAAAAGTTCGGCCCTTTCTCCAGCGTGATGGCGGAGATGTGGAATTGGTAAGTGTTGAAGAAGGAGTTGTAAAGGTAAAATTAAAAGGAGCTTGCCACGGCTGACCCGGGGCAACACAGACCCTAAAAATGGGGATTGAGCGGTCGCTCAAGCAAGCAGTGCCAGGAGTAAAAGAAGTGGTACAGGTTCAATAA
- a CDS encoding selenium metabolism-associated LysR family transcriptional regulator produces the protein MNTALLRTFITVVNKKSLSLAAQEIHITQPAVSKQINALEDYFGIGLIERRGRGITLTPAGEVLYRNAIEILDLINKTEREIRDLSETVKGKLVIWASSIPGHFILPYVIGAFQKHYPEVHISLHISDSKDVLRHLLDESAQLGAVGTKPENKKLEYCKFLDDQLVVITPKDHPLANKGVVNLQQLAGERLVWRSIGSGTRLELEEKLSEAGLPREDLNIVMELGSTGAVVNAVEAGLGISIVSRWAIKKEETLGRISVLEIEGLNLNRELYLVYPRRRHKNRVVQVFLEFVRSDNYSLPQ, from the coding sequence TTGAATACCGCATTATTAAGAACTTTTATTACAGTGGTAAATAAAAAAAGCCTATCACTGGCTGCCCAAGAAATACATATTACTCAACCCGCTGTCAGTAAGCAAATCAATGCCTTAGAGGATTATTTTGGTATAGGTTTGATAGAACGCCGAGGGCGCGGGATTACACTTACACCTGCAGGGGAAGTGCTTTACCGAAATGCCATTGAAATTCTTGACTTGATTAATAAAACAGAACGGGAAATACGGGATTTAAGCGAAACCGTTAAGGGCAAGCTGGTAATATGGGCCAGTTCGATTCCCGGCCACTTTATACTTCCCTATGTAATCGGAGCTTTTCAAAAACACTACCCCGAAGTTCATATCTCATTACATATATCAGATTCTAAAGACGTGCTACGCCACTTGCTGGATGAAAGTGCCCAGTTGGGTGCCGTTGGCACCAAGCCTGAAAACAAAAAATTAGAATACTGTAAGTTTCTAGACGACCAATTGGTGGTAATAACACCCAAGGATCACCCCTTGGCCAATAAAGGTGTAGTTAACTTACAGCAACTGGCCGGCGAGCGCCTGGTTTGGCGTTCAATAGGCTCGGGAACCAGGTTGGAACTGGAGGAAAAATTGAGTGAAGCCGGCTTACCCCGGGAAGACTTAAATATTGTAATGGAACTGGGTAGTACCGGCGCAGTGGTTAATGCCGTTGAAGCTGGTTTGGGCATTTCCATCGTTTCAAGGTGGGCAATAAAAAAAGAAGAAACCCTCGGTAGAATTTCCGTTTTAGAAATTGAAGGGTTGAATTTAAACAGAGAATTATATCTTGTCTATCCAAGAAGGCGGCATAAAAATCGAGTGGTTCAAGTCTTCTTAGAATTTGTTAGAAGTGATAACTACTCTTTGCCCCAATAA
- a CDS encoding secondary thiamine-phosphate synthase enzyme YjbQ, whose product MTRNYIFRVKTHQRTEMVDLTKEILKLLQQSKVTDGICYIFIPHTTAGVTINENADPTVVTDMLGALNKLVPVHNNYLHSEGNSDAHIKATLVGASETVLITDGTLQLGTWQGIYLCEFDGPRNRKVMVKIHKT is encoded by the coding sequence ATGACCCGAAATTATATCTTTAGGGTTAAAACCCATCAACGCACTGAAATGGTAGACCTAACAAAAGAAATACTAAAGCTGCTACAGCAAAGCAAAGTAACTGACGGGATATGCTATATTTTTATTCCCCATACCACAGCCGGGGTCACCATTAATGAAAATGCAGATCCCACAGTGGTTACAGATATGCTAGGAGCCTTAAATAAATTGGTTCCGGTGCATAATAATTATTTACACAGCGAAGGTAATTCCGATGCGCATATTAAAGCAACCCTGGTTGGGGCCTCAGAAACAGTATTAATCACAGACGGCACCCTTCAACTGGGTACCTGGCAGGGAATATACTTATGTGAATTTGACGGACCCAGAAACCGGAAAGTAATGGTTAAAATTCACAAAACTTAA